The following proteins are encoded in a genomic region of Nycticebus coucang isolate mNycCou1 chromosome 19, mNycCou1.pri, whole genome shotgun sequence:
- the LOC128571933 gene encoding 28S ribosomal protein S25, mitochondrial-like — protein MPMKGCFPIRGTLQYLSQGDVVFKNSVKVMTVNYNTHGELGEGTRKFVFFNIPQIQYKNPWVQVIMFKNMTPSPFLRFYLAKAKHLCGYETQRKHSWEMLQEAK, from the coding sequence ATGCCCATGAAAGGCTGCTTTCCCATCCGCGGCACCCTGCAGTACCTGAGCCAGGGGGATGTCGTGTTCAAGAACTCCGTGAAGGTCATGACGGTGAATTACAACACACACGGGGAGCTGGGCGAGGGCACCaggaaatttgtatttttcaacaTACCTCAGATCCAGTACAAAAACCCTTGGGTGCAGGTCATCATGTTCAAGAACATGACGCCATCACCCTTTCTGCGCTTCTACTTAGCGAAGGCCAAACATCTATGTGGTTATGAGACTCAGAGGAAGCATAGTTGGGAAATGCTTCAGGAAGCAAAGTGA